In Eriocheir sinensis breed Jianghai 21 chromosome 64, ASM2467909v1, whole genome shotgun sequence, one DNA window encodes the following:
- the LOC126987405 gene encoding myb/SANT-like DNA-binding domain-containing protein 3 — MATPGKGAPLSQGQKKFLLELVSEKPVLQDKSHGMAVTLEKVKAWQEIAAAFSLNYPADPKSEKQLKRAWEYTKMRAKKNHSHRVQHMFATGGGKAMPSPPKEDQLIMSTLSRELEPATQQCDTLDPNIVVVDASEVEQWQPEVPSFVKTILRIVEYAHQQDASEHDFFL; from the exons ATGGCGACACCAGGCAAAGGAGCACCACTCAGCCAAGGGCAAAAGAAATTCCTGCTGGAGCTGGTGTCGGAGAAGCCTGTCCTGCAGGACAAGTCTCATGGGATGGCGGTCACCCTTGAGAAGGTCAAGGCGTGGCAAGAGATTGCTGCAGCCTTCAGCCTGAATTACCCGGCCGATCCCAAGTCGGAGAAACAACTTAAACGAGCATGGGAATACACGAAGATGAG GGCAAAGAAGAACCACAGCCACCGTGTGCAGCACATGTTTGCAACTGGTGGAGGGAAAGCCATGCCTTCACCACCTAAAGAAGACCAGCTGATCATGTCAACCCTCTCGCGGGAGCTGGAACCTGCGACCCAGCAGTGTGACACCCTGGATCCAAACATTGTGGTCGTGGATGCCTCTGAAGTTG AGCAATGGCAGCCAGAGGTTCCTTCGTTTGTGAAAACCATTCTACGTATTGTGGAATATGCTCATCAACAAGACGCCTCGGAACATGACTTCTTTCTCTGA